Proteins co-encoded in one Waddlia chondrophila WSU 86-1044 genomic window:
- the rplF gene encoding 50S ribosomal protein L6, producing the protein MTRKAKVPVDIPNGVEVKVDQEKISVKGPKGQLEQKIMKGINVIVEEGKVHVQLDQNAKDMKNFQGLYHALIKNMVHGASQGFEKHLEMIGVGYRAAVQGNLLNLQVGLSHPTNLTIPQGLEIKVEKNTKIIISGPDKQQIGEFASTVRSIRPPEPYQGKGIRYSGEYVRRKAGKSAAKK; encoded by the coding sequence ATGACACGTAAAGCAAAAGTCCCAGTTGATATTCCAAATGGGGTTGAAGTTAAAGTCGATCAAGAAAAGATTTCAGTCAAAGGCCCTAAGGGGCAGCTTGAGCAGAAAATCATGAAAGGCATCAATGTGATTGTTGAAGAGGGTAAAGTTCATGTTCAGCTTGATCAAAACGCGAAAGATATGAAAAATTTTCAAGGCCTCTATCATGCTTTAATCAAAAATATGGTTCATGGAGCGTCGCAAGGCTTTGAAAAACATCTTGAGATGATCGGTGTTGGTTACCGGGCTGCTGTTCAAGGGAATCTCTTGAACTTGCAAGTTGGTTTGTCGCATCCGACCAATTTGACGATTCCTCAAGGACTTGAAATCAAAGTTGAGAAAAATACCAAAATTATTATCAGCGGGCCCGATAAGCAGCAAATCGGTGAATTTGCGTCCACAGTGCGATCGATTCGACCCCCTGAGCCATACCAAGGAAAAGGGATTAGATATTCTGGAGAGTATGTCAGACGTAAAGCTGGTAAATCAGCGGCTAAAAAGTAA
- the rpsH gene encoding 30S ribosomal protein S8: protein MAVTDPVADFLTRIRNGLKAQHRYVDINWSKMKQSLADILKNEGFIENYLVKKDNNDRGTIRVFLRYGAYRQPAIKGLKRLSRPGLRKYVKHNEIPKFYGGLGVSILSTSSGILSGNEAQNKKVGGELLCLIW from the coding sequence ATGGCAGTAACTGACCCAGTCGCCGACTTTCTTACAAGAATTAGAAATGGTTTGAAGGCCCAACACCGCTATGTCGATATCAATTGGAGCAAGATGAAGCAAAGCCTTGCAGACATTTTAAAGAATGAAGGTTTTATCGAGAATTATCTCGTTAAAAAGGACAACAACGATCGCGGGACCATTCGAGTTTTTCTACGATATGGTGCATATAGGCAACCCGCAATCAAAGGACTCAAACGGCTTTCAAGACCAGGACTGAGAAAATACGTTAAACACAATGAAATTCCGAAGTTTTATGGAGGCTTGGGCGTTTCGATCCTTTCCACCTCAAGCGGAATTTTGTCCGGAAATGAAGCACAAAACAAAAAGGTCGGCGGAGAACTCCTCTGTCTCATTTGGTAA
- the rplE gene encoding 50S ribosomal protein L5, producing MSRLKKYYREKVKEELQKKFDCSNPMTIPTLRKVVINMGIAEAAKDKNAIQDCINELSLISGQKPILTKAKKSISNFKLREGMPIGLKVTLRGDRMFDFMDRFFNIVCPRIRDFRGFNPKGDGSGNYTLGLDDQQIFPELNLDEVKRTQGMHITFVTTAKSDEQCIELLRLLGLPFKKLPVSVTI from the coding sequence ATGTCTAGGTTGAAAAAATATTATAGAGAGAAAGTAAAGGAAGAGCTGCAGAAGAAATTTGACTGCTCCAATCCGATGACGATTCCAACGTTAAGGAAGGTTGTGATCAACATGGGGATTGCAGAAGCTGCAAAGGATAAAAATGCTATCCAAGACTGCATCAATGAACTTTCATTGATTTCCGGACAAAAACCGATTCTCACGAAAGCAAAAAAATCGATTTCGAATTTTAAACTTCGTGAAGGGATGCCGATTGGCTTAAAAGTAACTTTGCGTGGTGATCGCATGTTTGACTTTATGGACAGATTTTTTAATATCGTCTGCCCAAGGATTCGCGACTTTCGCGGTTTTAATCCTAAGGGAGATGGAAGCGGTAACTACACACTTGGATTGGACGATCAGCAGATTTTTCCAGAGCTCAATTTAGACGAAGTCAAGAGAACTCAAGGGATGCACATTACATTCGTGACTACAGCAAAAAGTGATGAACAATGCATCGAACTTTTAAGATTGCTAGGCTTGCCTTTTAAAAAGTTGCCAGTGTCGGTAACCATATAA
- the rplX gene encoding 50S ribosomal protein L24: MQKKKKQNKKIRTGDRVMVIAGNDKGLVGTVQSRTEDRIIVAGVNVRKKHVKKSQLNPQGGIIDMERPIHISNVTLCVDEEKPRKLRVGIDHEGNRILVYREGDTDATYRSVKKKGE, encoded by the coding sequence ATGCAAAAAAAGAAGAAACAAAACAAAAAAATTCGCACAGGCGACAGAGTAATGGTCATCGCCGGCAACGATAAAGGCTTGGTAGGCACTGTGCAATCTCGCACAGAAGATCGTATTATCGTGGCAGGTGTAAACGTACGGAAAAAGCACGTAAAAAAGAGCCAGTTAAATCCGCAGGGCGGGATTATTGATATGGAAAGACCGATCCATATTTCAAATGTCACGCTGTGTGTTGATGAAGAGAAACCTCGCAAACTGCGGGTTGGCATTGACCATGAAGGCAATCGTATTTTGGTGTACCGTGAAGGGGATACCGATGCGACTTACCGATCCGTAAAAAAGAAAGGCGAATAA
- the rplN gene encoding 50S ribosomal protein L14, with product MIQQESELLVADNTGAKRVKCFKVLGGSKRRYANVGDIIVASVQEAEPNGSIKKGEVVKAVIVRTKYYIKRPDGTKLKFDTNACVLIDDKKNPKGSRVFGPVARELRDKNYLKIVSLAPEVI from the coding sequence ATGATTCAACAAGAGTCAGAATTATTAGTAGCAGACAATACTGGAGCTAAACGTGTGAAATGCTTCAAGGTCCTAGGAGGATCTAAGCGTAGATATGCAAACGTCGGCGACATCATTGTTGCCTCTGTCCAAGAGGCTGAGCCTAACGGTTCGATCAAAAAAGGTGAGGTTGTCAAGGCTGTCATCGTGAGGACAAAATATTATATCAAGCGCCCCGACGGCACAAAATTAAAGTTCGATACAAACGCTTGTGTATTGATTGATGACAAGAAAAACCCAAAAGGTTCGCGTGTTTTTGGGCCGGTCGCGCGAGAGTTGAGAGATAAAAACTATCTGAAAATTGTGTCTTTGGCACCTGAGGTTATCTAA
- the rpsQ gene encoding 30S ribosomal protein S17, producing MTAKGTAKRKTKTGTVVSNKMDKTVIVRVERTMQHPRYGKVIKRANKFYAHVENDQLQIGDTVTISETRPYSKLKRWRVVEKN from the coding sequence ATGACTGCTAAAGGTACAGCAAAACGCAAGACGAAAACAGGAACAGTTGTTTCTAATAAAATGGACAAAACTGTGATCGTTCGGGTTGAAAGAACTATGCAGCATCCTCGATATGGTAAAGTGATCAAAAGAGCGAATAAATTTTACGCTCATGTTGAAAATGATCAACTTCAGATCGGTGATACTGTGACAATTTCTGAGACACGTCCCTACTCAAAATTAAAGAGATGGCGTGTTGTGGAAAAGAATTAA
- the rpmC gene encoding 50S ribosomal protein L29, translated as MKPQEMRDQSIEELVAKLEESKRELFELKNEMKRSKKLEKPHLLREKKKDIAKFNTIIREKQLANR; from the coding sequence ATGAAGCCACAAGAAATGAGAGATCAATCGATTGAAGAATTGGTTGCAAAACTTGAAGAGTCGAAGAGAGAGCTTTTTGAGTTGAAGAACGAAATGAAGAGAAGCAAAAAGCTTGAAAAGCCTCATTTATTGAGAGAGAAAAAGAAAGATATCGCCAAATTTAACACGATTATTCGTGAGAAGCAACTGGCGAACCGTTAA